Within Hyla sarda isolate aHylSar1 chromosome 7, aHylSar1.hap1, whole genome shotgun sequence, the genomic segment ccacctgaagaataagcaacaccattcttcaggcggaaattttcaagcggattttccgttcacaatttccacttcacaaattctgaagtgtgaatttctgaacagaaacccattcactataccatACATTTCAGTAAgctgaatttctgcctgcaatttcaaagcggtatTGCAGGCTGAGatcccatagtgtgaacctagcctaagtcagtggttgatgtacaggggcatcatggtgccttaaggggttaaagagcaaaAGAGCTCCATTATTATTACTAAATACAGTATAATGGTATGTGCATATTTCTCAAAGCTTAGTACATTATCCTGTTGGTGTTTTTGCTTATAGCACAATGATGATAAAGGCAATTCTGGATGACCTGAAGGAAATATGCGTATCACGTGTCTTTACCTTACATTTTTCCAAGGGCTCACTCTTCCCTTTCCAAAGTGACGGTATGTGAAGCATAATTGACGTTTCATGACAGAGAAAGAGCCTGAAGACTTTTCGTTATGCATTTTATGTCACGGTGCCTTACTCTAAGTCAGTGGATGACTTACAGGTGCACCATGgtaccataaggggttaaagagcaaaAAAGTTATATTATTACTAAATAAATTTTAATAGTATGTGCAAATTTCTAAAAGCTTAGTACATTATCTTGTTGGTGTTTTGCTTATAGCGTGAGAACAATACAAACAATTCTAGACGGCCTGAAGAACTGGTACGTATCAAATGTCTCTACCTTACACTTTTCTTAATGACCTTTCTGATCAGAAAGTTGGGGTTCTGTGATTTATCTCATAAAATCCTCTATCTAGTTATAATACAAATAAGAGCCTTAACATGTTGTCAAGCATCGCCCCATCAAATGATTAATTCAACCAAACCCTACGTATCGGTGATCAGTATGTGATTGGTGGGGATCTGACCAGGATTGGGACCACTTCTCCACTGTTTTTCTGCACAAATCTAGAAAAATTTCCCCAATGAGTTTGTTCCTGAACATGTAGTTGAATAAAAGCAGCATTTTATGCAGTTACTTTGTGTTTTCTCTTAGTCTTGTTATATATATGTTATGTTCAAATCTTTACTAATGTACAGATTATTATTCTGATTTTTGTTTTTACCATTCCAGCCTTTCGTTTTTCCTAAAGAACTTGAAGGTAATTTGTCCTTGATAAGAATTTATAGATGTTTTTGATATCACTTCAAGGATACCTTATGAAGTATAGCTGAGCAGTGGTGCTTGAACAGTGTAATATGTTTATCTGATAAAGTGAGGGCAAATGTATGTGGTTATATGGAGCCATGCCCCCAGACATGGCTGGATTTATAGAAAATAGGAACCGCATAGCTTTTATTTGAAAACAATTGTCATAATACCATATAATGCTTAGATCATACTATTATATAGTGTCTGGTAGTCTACGGCAGTTGGGATAATGGTAAATTGCCAGTTAGTGTAGGGCAGTAAAGGGTCTTATGGTAAAGGCCCTGGTGATCTGTGCTGGTGAAGTGGTCAAATACGTGTAACTCGCCCTATTATTTACTGATGTCCTGTTGTAACCATAAGCTGAACTAGACCAGCCTAACTTAAACTAACCTAGATTCAGCTTCTTCTTTATCCTGGCAATGGtcagtacagagctggaccaTGTAGTTCTCTCTATTGCCTAAGTGTTCAGTGTAACCAAGTGTTCTTACCAACTACTGGGACCGACACCGGTCACTTCTTCAGGGACTTCTCTTGAAAATGGAGTCCTGAGCATCTGAACAGTTTGACATCCACTAAAACCATCATTTCCACAAAATTATATGAATTAACTGCTAACCTCCCCTTATTTCTGTGTGGCCACTTGTCATTTACTGATGACCTCACCAACAGGGTTCCATTATAAAGATATTGGTTACATGAAGCAGCCTTAAGGCTACGTTCACTCTGCGTTTGTGTTTACATTTAACATGTACTTTTATGCTgattttattcatatattttgGGACTGTGATTTTATACAAGAGTATTGGAGAAAAATGTCCGCAGCAATAGATTCGAGGTTGGGAAAAGCTCCGCCATTTGGTTTGATTTTGCCATTTTGGGCGAGAGAGAACAAAATCATTTTAATTCTCTACTCCAAGCTATGTAGCTCTGTTTTACCGGCTTCTGATATTGAGAGTTTGGAATTCAGATAAAAAATCTGGATATTTTAGAGTGGGAAAATTTGAgaagtaaaataaagaaatatcaaaaatatagtaaaaatttGTCAGAATTGTATGGCTTCCATGCCCTGGGGTGGGAGAGGGGTGTTGTAATAATGATTGTGAAATATATTTGTAATCTTAATGAAAGCCTTGTCTAGATATTGCTGTTAGGTACCTGTTATGGCTCCCCCTGGTGTTCTTTTACAGAATGCCCATCTCACCAGTCCTGGTAAGAAGAACCTGCCTctagtacacatattcatattagtTAGCCTGTACAATGGAAGGAAACATTCTGCTGCCTATGTACACATGGATCTGGGTGATCTGACGGAGCTACTGTGCATGTTTGACCACTGGCACTGCACAGATAAGGACATTCCGAGAGGGAATATATAGAACATTATGGGAGCCATAACAAGTTTGTAACTGAAATatctatacatttttaaatagatcCAATAGGAAAAAATATGATGTGCATGATCTGAgatatacaaatatatttaatCATTAGATAGTACCCTTTATAGGGACATTTAGGATTACGTATTGTGGTATGTGTTTGTTTTTAATAAATGTATGTGTCTTTAATTTTAGATATTGACTTGAGTCGTCATTTAGCAGACTTCTCTCAGAAAATGGATCATAAAACCGTTGTTGATGTCGTACGGAACATGGAATTAAAAGAAGCAACAGTTGAGGAAATTAGACTTGATCATGCACATAGTCATAATGATCAAAAAATTTATCTGCTGAAAGCATGGTATGAAAGTTATGGGAGGAAAGGGGCATTTCAGCAGCTTATCAGAACACTTCGAAACATTGACAGGCGAGTAACGGCTGAAGAGCTAATAAACATCACTAGAAGCCACGGGGATCAAAGTGAAGATTAATGGTCTGAAATGCTTCCATTATACTGCTACGAGGAAGGCAAAGCTTGGCACAAATAGCAGGATtgtgtgcattaaaggggtactcccgccataatacatgttatcccctattcaaaggataggggataagatggcaatctgtcattcagcacccacctttgtgagctctctgcatcgctggaggctccaagtgtgcagAGTGACTACCACAGGgcgggagtatcgtgatgtcacgactccaccccgtgtgacagattgcgggggtccccagcagcaggacccccactatCGAACATCTAatctaagatgtattagggccagagtacccctttcatagtGAAACATTCGTATACTAGCTCAAAGAATTGGGCACAGATTTACATGTGAATGTCTTATGTCCAGGATCTGTATGTCCTATGATCTCTGTTTGTGCTAGCTCTAATATATTTAGTTTGGACTGAAGGTTTCCAATTTACAGTGTAAAGTCATGAGAATAAATATTAgaaaatataatacttagaggGGTTATCTAAAGATCACTACCCCAATGATCTGATGATTCTGTAGGTCCGGCCTGTGGAACCTCCACCAATCAGCTGTCCAGATGGCAATGCAGGAAAAGTGCAGTATTATATGTCCTCCATGTGATACACGGATGTGCAGGTCGTGCCAGGGTGGGAGCTGCTCTTCATGGTGACATTATGCTTATACACAGCAGCCAATCTGAACAAGCAGAACTACCGTGTAAATCATGCAGGGGCACAAAGCAGCAGACCAAGCTACAGATGAGAAAATAAGTTGATTCAGCCTACTTCAGTCTCCTGTTAAACAGTGCAGCtagacttttattattattatagcagTGCACTAATGGAGCAGAGGGAGAATACAGCAAATACCAAATATTAAATAGTTAAGAAAATAGATAGAAGATAGGCAAAACTAAGAGACTTATAACATGAACACATATTGCAGCATAAAACATTTACTTGCATCTCACCCATGATTAAAGATTTCGTTCGAGATTATAGTTCATTGGTGGAAATTTCTAAaatcctgtacagaggaaaagttgaccagttgcccataggccttttaaaaaaataaataaaaagtaattaaaTCCACCCCTCTGATGCCCACATGCCTTAATATAGCATAAAGACAAGTGTTGTTTCCTATGGGGTGGGTATGTAAATTTTGAGAGTTTACAACAGGTAGTTGGTTGAGCTGGACCACATGTCTGATTCTACAGGGTCTCGCATACATAATGTAtattgtctgttttctctacttgaattcacatagtGTCTTCTATCcccttctttttttgttgtttttacttggtctgcactctgccccacccccgcagcccaaccctatataaatgaGCAGGAAGTTGCTCAGGGCCCTTTCTTTTCTGGccgcctcccagtctgactgggagcatatggtaagtgagctcttacaccttgttcacactggtgcagtGCTGTGCAGCATCCATTGCTGCcatggcaccgtgtctgtggggaggcgggGCCCTGAGACTGGTTTGAGtgtcattggggctgctctgccagtaggTTGTTCCCCctttgggcactggtgttgcggcggtggtggtcgacgCCCAgtactacgccattttatgctagggatgttagggacccactctaaataggtggccttgacatggcgagtgggctttgtactttttgaccaaaatgtatactaacaacctgttagtttgtgAATTTctactgagaagcaagtagatcaaaatacaaattgtggatgtgcgaccatgtctgttttctctacttgaattcacataatGTATATTGTGTTTTTCAGTGAAATTGTATGTTTACATTTGTAACATTGTATAATGTGAATTAAATTAAATGAATTTAAATGATGTTCTAAGCACTGGATATCTCTACTCATTGTGTGGAATATACTGTACCTGCTATACAAGAGCAGCAAGCAGGGATGAATCACACTGGTGCAGATATAGCAGCCACCACAAGGTATTGGTGATTGAGGCCAAAGGTTCCTCTGCCATATGAGTAGACACAAATATTGTAAATAGCAAATCTGGTTGTGTGGCAGAATTCGCACTGGGGACCAGATGCATCATTTATACCACTAGGAGTATGggacaagcactcctctgtgctcactcctgtcttacagactgcatcatgaaaaaagaggaggggttacagagcagtctgaaGTGATTGAATGAAGAAACGCATGGTGAGTGTGggtaggctcagtgcttgcctcaaacacaccccttcctgagcagtggatgtcagaatgagggaGCAGCAGAATGGAGGGATTTGTGATAAGTGATTTCCCTCCCTTATGTCATGTGAActattagtgttacaaggtctcaggtgtgattGGGGATCAGGTGTCTCAAATTAGGTCTTATTGCTCTCACACTTTCTAATTCTTGTCACTGGAAGTTCAGCATggtacctcatggcaaagaactctgagAAAAATAATTGTTGCTCTACAGAAAGATGGCCTAGGTTATAAGGAGATTGCCAAAActctggaactgagctgcagcatattaggcaagaccatacagtggttttaGACAGATTCCAAGACAGATTCCACTCAGAACTGGCCTcgccatggtcgaccaaagaagttgagtgcacatgctcagcgtcatatccagagttttttttgggaaaatagatgtatgggtgctgccagcattgctgcagaagaTGAAGGGGTGGGGGTAATCCTGTCAGTGCTCACACCATAAaccgcacactgcatcaaattggaaACAAAATTATCATTCCTGATTTTTCTGAAAAAATAAAACTACTTattctgaaagaaaaaaaaataatactggaACCATGTCTGATGAGACCAGGATAAATGTATTTGGTTAAGATAATGTCAAGTAtgtgtggtggcaaccaggtgaggagtacaaagacaagtgtgtctggcCTACAGTAAAGCATTGCAGtgagagtgtcatggtctggggctgcatgagtgaagTGTTAGGTGGGGGAACATTGGTGTGTATTCTCTGCCACGACCCTGTGGCTGTGGAATATTGACTCATACACTCTTGACTTTATGATAGATCTTATGTTTTTGTGGTATTGGTGATGAACTAGTGGTTTATTTGTACCATTTATGGCAGCTGTTTTGTGTGTGCTATATCTTGAGCGCATAATATAATATTGATAAATATTTTTCAGTGCCCATATAAATTGTAAACCAGTTAATTAGATCATGTGCATCATATTTACTTACCACATTTTCCAGGGTATTGTATCAGCATTGCAGTATGTCGCATACTTTATTATATACTATTGTTATTTCTCATGTTTATGGATTATGTTTATGGTATTCCCCCCAACGTGGGGTTTTTAATAATATGTCCCACGTGTctgatttaggggggggggggggggttgttgttgTCATGTatattttgtaaacatttttgttTACTAAAATTGAACTATTTGTCCCATCAAttgtagtgtatatatttttttcagcaaGATTTTGTAGGGTTTGTGTATCATGGTCTGAAGTTGCATGAGTGTAGCtgacactggggagctacagttcattgaagaatccatgaatgccaacatgtattgTGACATAATGAAGCAGAGCAGGATCCCCTTCCTTTGGAGACTGGGCtgtagggcagtattccaacatgataatgaccccaaacacacctccaagacacCCACtgacttgctaaagaagctgagggtaaacgtggtggactggccaagcatgtctccagacctaaatccTATTGAGCATTTGTGGGGCATCCTTAAACAAAAGGTGGGTagtgcaaggtctctaacatccaccagctccatgATGTCGTAAtgaaggagtggaagaggactcctgTGACAACCTGTgaggctctggtgaactccattccCGAGAGGCTTAAGGCAGTACTGGAAAATGATTACGACCACTCAATATTGAGccaaatttggacatttccatttaggggtgtacttacttttgttgccaaggtttagaccttAATGGCTgtctgttgagttattttgagtagaacatataaaaaaaaaggggggggatagGGTGCAGATGATATCTAAGtgccaatacatttttttcaaagtggataATAGATATATACTATCCTTTTGCATAGAGAAACTTAGAATTAAACAGGTGAGAGACTTTCTTACACTCACCTACTCGTGTTGCGCTGCAATGCAATGGGTTATTTTAAAGGGGACACAGCAGTTATGCAGGGGTCAGAGGATGACCCTGATCTTTGTATACAAAACATCACTTACATTTAATGTTTGAGTTAGAAAAGAATGTAGTAAACAAGATGAGCTGTATTTTTCCTTACAATAGATAACACCTTGTTAGATCTTATCACCAGATAATACCACTTGTGCATAAAACCAGTCTGGTACTAAATAAAGGTGGAACCACTCTTGTTCGTAGCACACTGGATGGAGTCTGTGCTGTGTCTTGTTGCTTCCGTGAGCGCTCATAACCAATATCCATTGATCAGGCCTCTTTGGGACATAACATGGGGATTTCCccaaatgtatgtatgtacaatATAGACTGGGAAGCTGAAAC encodes:
- the FAS gene encoding tumor necrosis factor receptor superfamily member 6 isoform X4; amino-acid sequence: MDADNGNGMCHKCSHCDNQLGQEELRACTVRTNTVCRCKEKHFCAENQSESDGCMKCEHCKECQYGDAEPCSATKDTVCKQPRNHYYLIFLSVALIPFGILLYALKRNNGNTDKSRQSEEQRENNTNNSRRPEELPFVFPKELEDIDLSRHLADFSQKMDHKTVVDVVRNMELKEATVEEIRLDHAHSHNDQKIYLLKAWYESYGRKGAFQQLIRTLRNIDRRVTAEELINITRSHGDQSED